AATAACAAAATTGGAGGCAAAATGGATAGAGAAAAAATAATCAAACTTGCAAAATCGCTTTATTTTGTTCCTAGTGAAAAAGTAATTGAAACCGTTTTACAAGAAAAAGATCAAATGCTAGAACGAATTAATTTTTTGCATACTTTTGATACAAAAGACGTTCCTAGCTTGGAAAAAATCAACTCTTTTCCAAAAGGAATTGAAATTTTATTCGATGATGAGCCAAATTTTTCTGATTTTAGATCCCAACTTTTTACAAATTCAGTCCACGCAGATCAAAATGAAATTATAACCAAAAAGGTGATTGATGACTAAATTTGAACTAAATATAGACCAAGCGACTGAAAAATTAAAAAAA
The sequence above is a segment of the Mesomycoplasma ovipneumoniae genome. Coding sequences within it:
- a CDS encoding glutamyl-tRNA amidotransferase; the encoded protein is MDREKIIKLAKSLYFVPSEKVIETVLQEKDQMLERINFLHTFDTKDVPSLEKINSFPKGIEILFDDEPNFSDFRSQLFTNSVHADQNEIITKKVIDD